In Solanum pennellii chromosome 7, SPENNV200, the following are encoded in one genomic region:
- the LOC107025435 gene encoding F-box protein SNE-like has protein sequence MDTNFFINDNEDVLIEILKRLDGRSLGVAACVCKLWSGIARNDSLWEHLCFRHVSPPLEGVRTVVLALGGYRRLYMVCVRPVLNRLRKWRPIGMESDSEIVRRVYWTRHEVELSLSLFCVDYYERVLLTGGSGDGGGGGGDAAAAPCVSSLMFLCKAVNV, from the coding sequence ATGGATACCAATTTTTTCATCAACGATAATGAGGATGTGTTGATTGAGATATTGAAGAGGCTCGACGGCCGTTCATTGGGAGTAGCTGCCTGTGTATGTAAGCTCTGGTCCGGTATCGCTCGGAACGATTCTCTCTGGGAGCATCTCTGCTTCCGCCACGTGTCGCCGCCGCTCGAAGGTGTGAGGACGGTGGTTTTGGCACTAGGAGGGTACCGGCGGCTGTATATGGTCTGCGTGAGGCCAGTATTGAATCGATTGCGAAAATGGAGGCCGATTGGAATGGAATCTGATTCCGAGATTGTGAGACGAGTTTATTGGACTCGTCATGAAGTCGAGTTATCGTTGTCGCTGTTTTGTGTGGATTATTATGAGCGAGTATTATTGACCGGCGGTAGTGGTGATGGGGGTGGAGGCGGCGGAGACGCTGCGGCGGCGCCGTGTGTATCGTCGCTCATGTTCCTTTGTAAGGCTGTGAATGTTTGA
- the LOC107026501 gene encoding uncharacterized protein LOC107026501 has product MGTNMEEALKAKTNAERRFVEKDILGAKNYALKAQMLYPHLEGISQMVATFGVLSAAETKVNGEYDFYAILGLDSSVDKAKLKKQYKKMAVLLHPDKNRSVGADGAFRLVSEAWTVLSDVSKRSSYDHRRSLFTLHGSGVGSYDSYSNSSVSHNRLDTFWTVCTSCHVQYEYLRKYLNKRLSCKNCRGVFIAAETGLAPVNGSYSYSSWSNGYGSHGCGATYVPTTSVYAANNGVSGHHSGPCSEHLSNLSFQWSSSGNSAPILDSNGSSTAVSFAHQASRKITRRRGRGKHEVKKMVSNGVLNGHAVCNEQIPRRPGRPPKKIKIGVEGTYSYSNGEMALKTAGEVKMADGNGDGNLKQNIKLPNPAEASIKRHSAAPAFDARRLLIDKARAEIRKKLEEIKLASEAAAAETEKKRKADAEFGESGERPKGAVQEIVVHQSELGKTGSMTIVVPDSDFHDFDKDRSEDCFKPKQIWALYDEEDGMPRLYCLIREIISLKPFKVHISYISSKTDSEFGLVNWLDSGFTKSCGNFRAFNSEIVEHVNIFSHLLSKEKVGRGGSIRIYPKSGDIWAVYRNWSPDWDGTTPAEVRHQYEMVEVLDDYSEELGVCVTPLVKLDGFKTVYSRNTNKDAIRLIPRREMLRFSHQVPSCLLKGERMNLPEGCWDLDPAAIPEDLLQRVNDAKEERTTEAESPVGFDLNVTSQAETKMLMEEELGQTEYPGVPDELHGTRCGLQIQDISNDPQNLFRISTELPQSVKEVHSCEEPSRMEKNFSATPGEHFRAVTEV; this is encoded by the coding sequence ATGGGAACGAACATGGAGGAAGCATTGAAAGCTAAAACAAATGCTGAAAGGAGATTCGTGGAGAAAGACATTTTGGGTGCAAAAAATTATGCTCTGAAAGCTCAGATGTTGTACCCTCACTTGGAAGGAATATCACAAATGGTAGCGACATTTGGAGTCCTTAGTGCTGCAGAGACGAAGGTTAATGGAGAATATGATTTCTATGCAATACTGGGTTTAGATTCCTCTGTTGACAAGGCTAAGCTGAAGAAACAGTATAAGAAGATGGCTGTGTTACTCCATCCCGATAAGAACAGAAGTGTTGGAGCTGATGGTGCATTTAGACTTGTCTCTGAAGCATGGACGGTGTTGTCTGATGTTTCCAAAAGAAGCTCGTATGATCACAGGAGAAGTTTATTTACTCTGCATGGTTCTGGTGTTGGGAGCTATGACAGTTACTCCAATTCATCAGTTTCTCATAATAGGCTTGATACATTTTGGACCGTGTGTACCTCTTGTCACGTTCAGTATGAATATCTTAGGAAGTACCTGAACAAAAGACTGTCCTGTAAGAACTGTCGTGGGGTTTTCATAGCTGCTGAAACAGGATTGGCTCCGGTCAATGGTTCCTATTCCTATAGCTCTTGGTCTAATGGATATGGAAGCCATGGTTGCGGGGCTACATATGTCCCAACAACATCTGTTTATGCTGCAAATAATGGGGTCTCAGGACATCATTCCGGACCTTGTTCCGAGCATCTCTCCAATTTGTCCTTTCAGTGGAGCTCCAGCGGAAATTCTGCTCCAATTTTAGATTCCAATGGATCATCCACAGCTGTCAGTTTTGCACACCAGGCAAGTAGGAAAATCACCAGAAGAAGAGGCAGAGGGAAGCATGAAGTGAAAAAGATGGTGAGCAACGGGGTTCTTAACGGGCATGCTGTGTGCAATGAACAAATCCCCCGCAGGCCTGGTAGACCTCCTAAGAAGATAAAAATTGGTGTGGAAGGTACATACAGCTATAGTAATGGAGAAATGGCTCTAAAAACTGCTGGAGAAGTTAAAATGGCTGATGGAAATGGGGACGggaatttgaaacaaaatattaaGCTTCCAAATCCTGCTGAAGCTTCAATAAAAAGACATTCTGCTGCTCCTGCATTTGATGCGAGAAGGTTACTAATTGACAAGGCAAGAGCAGAAATCCGCAAGAAACTGGAAGAGATCAAGTTGGCTTCAGAAGCAGCTGCTGCAGAGACCGAGAAGAAGAGAAAGGCGGATGCTGAGTTTGGTGAATCGGGTGAGAGACCTAAAGGAGCAGTGCAGGAAATTGTTGTTCATCAATCAGAACTGGGGAAAACTGGGTCCATGACAATAGTAGTCCCAGATTCTGACTTCCATGATTTTGACAAGGATAGGTCAGAAGATTGCTTCAAACCTAAGCAGATATGGGCTTTATATGATGAGGAAGATGGCATGCCTCGCTTGTATTGTTTGATTCGTGAAATCATATCTTTGAAACCATTCAAAGTTCATATCAGCTACATAAGTTCAAAGACGGATAGCGAATTTGGGCTGGTCAATTGGCTGGATTCTGGTTTTACCAAGTCATGTGGAAATTTTAGGGCCTTTAACTCTGAAATTGTTGAGCATGTAAACATATTTTCTCACCTGCTAAGTAAGGAGAAAGTTGGAAGGGGAGGTAGTATTAGAATCTACCCAAAAAGTGGAGACATTTGGGCTGTATATCGAAATTGGTCACCAGATTGGGACGGAACAACCCCAGCTGAAGTAAGGCACCAGTATGAAATGGTTGAGGTTCTTGATGATTATTCTGAAGAGCTTGGTGTCTGTGTTACTCCTTTGGTTAAACTTGATGGGTTCAAGACAGTATACTCTAGAAACACAAACAAAGATGCAATTCGATTGATTCCAAGAAGAGAGATGTTACGATTTTCACATCAGGTACCATCTTGCTTACTGAAAGGTGAAAGAATGAACCTGCCTGAGGGGTGCTGGGATCTTGACCCTGCTGCAATTCCAGAAGATTTACTTCAGCGAGTAAATGACGCCAAGGAGGAAAGAACTACTGAAGCTGAAAGCCCAGTGGGATTTGATCTAAATGTGACATCTCAGGCTGAAACCAAAATGTTGATGGAAGAAGAACTTGGACAAACAGAATATCCTGGTGTTCCTGATGAGCTCCATGGCACTAGATGTGGTTTGCAGATTCAAGATATCTCGAATGATCCACAAAACCTGTTCAGGATTTCCACTGAGCTTCCTCAATCTGTAAAGGAAGTTCATAGTTGTGAAGAACCCAGCAGAATGGAAAAAAATTTCTCTGCTACACCAGGTGAGCATTTTCGGGCTGTAACAGAGGTATAG
- the LOC107024160 gene encoding transmembrane protein 256 homolog: MLRRPNLNKVAKIKTSSCKNQKSSKMDPQIWHKIAAISGVAAVGLGAYGAHGFKPQNPTYKEVWNTASLYHLVHTAALLAAPTTKHPNIFGGLLTGGIMAFSGTCYAVALLEDRKYSTLAPLGGFAFIAAWASLLF; encoded by the exons ATGCTGCGGCGACCAAACTTGAACAAAGTTGCAAAGATCAAAACCAGTTCATGCAAAAACCAGAAATCATCAAAAATGGATCCTCAAATCTGGCACAAGATTGCTGCTATATCTG GTGTAGCTGCTGTTGGGTTAGGAGCTTATGGTGCTCATGGTTTCAAGCCCCAAAACCCCACTTACAAAGAG GTGTGGAATACTGCGTCATTGTACCATCTGGTTCACACTGCTGCCCTTCTTGCTGCGCCTACCACTAAACATCCCAACATT TTTGGAGGGCTGTTAACTGGTGGAATTATGGCTTTCTCTGGAAC GTGCTATGCTGTTGCACTTCTTGAAGACAGGAAATACTCAACCTTAGCTCCTCTCGGTGGCTTTGCATTTATTGCTGCTTGGGCAAGTTTATTGTTTTAG
- the LOC107024161 gene encoding glucan endo-1,3-beta-glucosidase 12: protein MSTSFLVLLLFMFVTKISVNGQLEEWCIADEQTPDTELQVALDWACGKGGADCSKIQKDQSCYYPNTVRDHASYAFNNYFQKYKKKGGTCFFNNAAMVIQVDPSHNSCHYEYMP, encoded by the exons ATGTCAACAAGTTTTCTTGTTCTGCTGCTTTTCATGTTTGTCACAAAAATTTCAG TGAATGGGCAGCTAGAAGAATGGTGCATAGCAGATGAACAGACACCAGATACTGAGTTGCAAGTGGCTTTAGATTGGGCATGTGGAAAAGGGGGTGCAGATTGTAGCAAGATTCAAAAGGACCAGTCTTGTTATTATCCAAATACTGTAAGAGATCATGCTTCTTATGCCTTCAATAATTACTTTCAGAAGTACAAAAAGAAAGGTGGAACCTGTTTCTTCAACAATGCTGCCATGGTTATTCAAGTTGATCCTA GTCATAATTCTTGCCACTACGAGTACATGCCCTAG
- the LOC107024261 gene encoding membrin-11, with translation MATAVGIGEGNSGAGGGTLSELYQSSRRLLLKSRDGLERLERFEYTSSSSSSSSAVVTDPSEQPFDAVRQDIAQIQSLCSKMELLWRSISAKSQRDLWKRKVEQVAEEADSLKASLDKYNLRHQRRMQEARERAELIGRSNGDSSHVLRIFDDEAQAMQSARNSSRIMEETLATGVAILSKYSEQRDRLKRAQRKALDVLNTLGLSNSVMRLIEKRNRVDRWIKYAGMVLTIVILFFIWRWTR, from the exons ATGGCAACGGCGGTTGGGATCGGAGAAGGAAATTCCGGTGCCGGTGGTGGAACCTTATCGGAACTTTACCAAAGCTCGAGACGGCTCTTACTCAAGTCTCGAGATGGTTTGGAGAGGCTCGAGCGTTTCGAGTACACTTCGTCGTCGTCTTCATCCTCGAGTGCTGTCGTGACAGATCCTTCAGAACAACCGTTTGATGCAGTAAGGCAAGATATCGCTCAGATCCAGTCTCTTTGCTCTAAGATGGAACTTCTCTGGCGATCCATATCTGCAAAATCCCAGCGTGATCTCTGGAAAAG AAAAGTGGAACAAGTGGCTGAAGAAGCTGACTCTTTGAAAGCCAGTCtggataaatataatttaagacATCAGCGACGTATGCAAGAAGCCCGGGAGAGAGCAGAACTGATTGGAAGAAGT AATGGTGATTCATCCCATGTTCTGAGGATTTTTGATGACGAAGCACAGGCGATGCAATCTGCTCGTAATTCATCTAGAATAATGGAAGAAACCCTGGCAACAGGTGTGGCCATTCTATCCAAATATAGCGAGCAGAGGGATCGTTTGAAG AGAGCTCAACGTAAAGCACTGGACGTGCTCAACACTTTGGGGCTTTCAAATTCTGTAATGAGACTCATTGAGAAGAGGAATCGCGTTGATAGATGGATCAAGTATGCAGGGATGGTCTTAACAATCGTGATTCTGTTTTTCATTTGGAGGTGGACAAGGTAA